The Castellaniella sp. genome includes a window with the following:
- a CDS encoding DNA methyltransferase, with protein sequence MAVGQGSIMQALEKMYSDLNRDEFIFSFLDAYGFPKSTITRLRNGGDSRNVGQGNDIGLKKKLYFRVVPTGGDVVAEAEALKDSDIVGRNDIRFVIATDFETLVAFDLSADERLETSLGELSKNYAFFLPLAGYEKAVMHSEHQADLKASEKMGQLFDLIRERNDLSKPEDIHALNVFLTRLLFCFYAEDTGIFAERQMTSTLQACTKEDGSDVDLFFSDLFTVLNLPDQSPERQRMPEHFRQFRYVNGGLFRADEPIPEFGRKARRILLDCGSLDWSQINPDIFGSMFQAVIDEEQRGNLGQHYTSVSNIMKVIQPLFMDTLYAELEKSRRSEKRLKELLLRLQNLRIFDPACGSGNFLIIAYKELRKLEMEIINALNVLGKQGEMYYSGIKLTQFYGIEIDDFAHEVATLSLWLAEHQMNLAFKEKFGYAEAALPLRDGGNIICDNSLRRNWEEVCPPKDEQGNEYEVYICGNPPFLGTTERTEKQSADMKYVFSSFKSIGYLDIVAAWFWKGANYIRGKTAKCSFVSTNSVCQGDQVSLLWRPIFDLMVSIDFCYQTFPWSNNAKGKAAVHVIIVGLKNSNDLRSAPKIFEILGKELRVSEVENISPYLTPGSNLCIAPRTKPLAQVSRMIFGNKPTDGGNFYLSEQEKQDFINKHPQHVNWIKKIVGASEFINGGYRWCFWLVDVPLDEVMTIPEVAERCKKIRDLRVAAGHAAALKGAERPHTFLQVAQPKDGHYILVPSVSSERRAYVPIGFQSADIISSNLNMMIPNATLYEFGILTSEMHNDWMRAVAGRLESRYRYSATLVYNTFPWPDASEAKRKHIESLAEEVLLIREDYPDKSLADLYDPDKMPAPLLAAHKTLDRAVEALYRDRPFRDASERLEHLFNRYEKLITEEQAKAPVKKARGGK encoded by the coding sequence ATGGCGGTCGGTCAGGGAAGCATCATGCAGGCGTTGGAGAAAATGTATTCCGACTTGAATCGGGATGAGTTCATTTTCTCTTTCTTGGATGCGTATGGGTTCCCCAAGAGCACGATCACTCGACTCCGCAATGGCGGCGATAGCCGCAACGTTGGCCAAGGCAATGACATTGGGCTCAAGAAAAAACTGTACTTCCGGGTCGTGCCGACGGGTGGCGATGTGGTTGCCGAGGCCGAAGCGCTCAAAGATAGTGACATCGTTGGCCGTAACGACATCCGGTTCGTGATCGCTACCGACTTTGAGACGCTGGTGGCATTTGACCTGAGTGCCGACGAGCGTCTGGAAACCAGCCTGGGCGAGCTAAGCAAGAACTACGCCTTCTTCCTGCCTCTTGCCGGGTATGAAAAGGCCGTGATGCACTCGGAGCACCAGGCCGACCTGAAAGCCTCTGAAAAGATGGGGCAGTTGTTTGACCTGATCCGCGAGCGCAACGACCTGTCCAAGCCAGAGGACATCCACGCGCTGAATGTGTTCCTGACCCGTCTGCTGTTCTGCTTCTATGCCGAAGACACCGGCATCTTCGCAGAACGCCAGATGACCTCGACCCTGCAAGCCTGCACGAAAGAGGACGGCTCGGACGTAGACCTGTTTTTCAGTGATCTGTTCACCGTGCTGAACCTGCCGGATCAGTCACCCGAGCGCCAGCGCATGCCGGAGCACTTCCGCCAGTTCAGGTATGTGAACGGCGGCCTGTTCCGCGCCGATGAGCCCATTCCCGAGTTCGGGCGCAAGGCTCGCCGGATCTTGCTCGACTGTGGGTCGCTGGACTGGTCGCAGATCAATCCCGACATTTTCGGCTCGATGTTCCAGGCCGTGATTGATGAGGAACAGCGCGGCAACCTGGGCCAGCACTACACCTCGGTCTCGAACATCATGAAGGTGATCCAGCCGTTGTTCATGGATACCCTGTATGCCGAATTGGAGAAGTCTCGTCGGAGTGAAAAGCGGCTCAAGGAGCTGCTACTGCGCCTGCAGAACCTGCGCATCTTCGACCCGGCCTGCGGTTCAGGCAACTTTCTGATCATTGCCTACAAGGAATTGCGCAAGCTGGAGATGGAAATCATCAATGCGCTGAATGTGCTGGGCAAACAAGGCGAGATGTACTACTCGGGTATCAAGCTGACCCAGTTCTACGGCATCGAGATTGATGACTTCGCCCATGAGGTCGCCACGCTTTCTCTCTGGTTGGCAGAACACCAGATGAACCTGGCGTTCAAAGAGAAGTTTGGCTATGCCGAGGCGGCCCTGCCACTGCGCGACGGTGGCAACATTATTTGCGACAACAGCCTGCGCCGAAACTGGGAGGAAGTGTGCCCCCCAAAAGATGAGCAGGGTAATGAATACGAAGTGTATATCTGCGGGAACCCGCCGTTTCTGGGCACGACAGAGCGAACGGAAAAACAGTCCGCCGACATGAAATACGTTTTTTCTTCCTTTAAGTCCATAGGATATTTGGATATTGTTGCCGCTTGGTTTTGGAAAGGGGCAAACTATATCCGGGGAAAGACCGCGAAGTGTTCATTCGTGTCAACAAACTCCGTTTGCCAGGGCGACCAAGTATCTCTGCTTTGGCGGCCAATTTTTGACTTGATGGTATCAATCGACTTCTGCTATCAAACCTTTCCTTGGAGCAATAATGCCAAGGGAAAAGCGGCGGTGCATGTCATCATCGTTGGGTTGAAAAACAGTAACGACCTTAGATCAGCCCCAAAAATTTTTGAAATATTGGGTAAGGAGCTCCGGGTGAGCGAAGTAGAAAACATAAGCCCATATCTAACCCCGGGCTCAAACCTTTGCATCGCCCCTCGAACAAAACCATTGGCTCAAGTAAGCCGAATGATTTTTGGCAACAAGCCTACGGACGGTGGAAATTTTTATCTTTCAGAACAAGAAAAACAGGACTTCATAAACAAACACCCACAGCATGTTAACTGGATCAAAAAAATAGTAGGCGCGAGCGAATTTATCAACGGAGGTTACCGCTGGTGCTTCTGGCTGGTGGATGTTCCGCTTGACGAGGTAATGACCATTCCCGAGGTCGCCGAGCGTTGCAAGAAAATTAGAGATTTAAGAGTGGCGGCTGGACACGCTGCAGCCCTGAAGGGCGCTGAAAGGCCGCATACTTTTCTCCAAGTCGCACAACCTAAGGACGGCCACTACATTTTGGTGCCCAGCGTGTCTTCTGAACGCAGGGCCTATGTACCCATAGGCTTCCAAAGTGCGGACATCATTTCAAGTAATCTGAATATGATGATCCCCAATGCCACCCTCTACGAATTCGGCATCCTCACGTCGGAAATGCACAATGACTGGATGCGGGCCGTGGCAGGGCGCCTTGAAAGCCGTTATCGCTACTCTGCCACGCTGGTCTACAACACCTTCCCCTGGCCTGACGCCTCTGAGGCCAAACGCAAGCACATCGAGTCCCTGGCCGAAGAAGTACTGCTGATCCGCGAAGACTACCCGGATAAGTCCCTGGCGGATCTGTACGACCCGGACAAGATGCCCGCGCCGCTGCTGGCCGCGCACAAGACCCTGGATCGTGCGGTGGAGGCCTTGTACCGTGACCGGCCTTTCCGCGACGCATCGGAACGGCTGGAGCATCTGTTCAATCGCTACGAGAAGCTCATTACCGAAGAGCAAGCAAAAGCTCCGGTCAAGAAAGCCCGAGGAGGCAAGTGA
- a CDS encoding GIY-YIG nuclease family protein, producing MAAIRHNKGKAETRPSLDDIFSGPDEFGLLDVAAKRIGKHAPLEFAHFEEISAFVDQHRRLPSDQGELSEKLLARRLAGYAENVSLHEALRPYDRHGLLAKPEDAPGKREQAPTGESPPAPSSDETVAETPAAVAAAENITSLDQIFASADFGELDPGDQEIFDIQHVPVVSDREAPDEIAQRRVCDDFYEFEHIFRDLHEGLKSGEVQTIRFQQSSQVQEGDAFILEGVLCLIDKIGEYRLDSTGRYDPRLRVIFENGTESNHLLQSLAKRLFADETGRRIIREADAVVDAFNNISHRDKRAGQIYFVTTLSDDPQLKAIPNLLKIGYTEQTVEDRTKNAVRDVAFLEAPIRILACVECYNMNPNKFETLIHGFLHTQRLNITLNSRDGKTHQPREWFSVPLDTAREVVRRIIDGSIVQYRMDNTTNRLVKKVGDVT from the coding sequence ATGGCTGCGATTCGACACAATAAGGGCAAGGCTGAAACCCGCCCATCACTGGATGACATCTTCAGCGGCCCCGACGAGTTCGGCCTGCTGGATGTCGCCGCAAAGCGAATCGGCAAGCATGCGCCGCTGGAGTTCGCCCACTTTGAGGAAATCAGCGCGTTCGTGGATCAACACCGTCGCTTGCCCAGCGATCAGGGCGAACTGTCCGAAAAGCTGCTTGCCAGACGCCTTGCGGGCTATGCAGAAAATGTCAGCCTGCACGAGGCCTTGCGCCCCTATGATCGTCACGGCCTGTTAGCCAAGCCGGAAGACGCACCGGGCAAAAGAGAGCAGGCCCCTACCGGGGAATCCCCGCCCGCCCCCTCATCTGATGAAACGGTGGCCGAAACACCGGCGGCGGTCGCCGCAGCCGAAAACATCACCTCCCTGGATCAGATCTTTGCCAGCGCAGATTTTGGTGAACTGGACCCGGGGGACCAGGAGATCTTCGACATCCAGCATGTGCCAGTGGTGTCCGACAGAGAGGCCCCCGATGAAATCGCCCAGCGCAGGGTATGCGACGACTTCTACGAATTCGAGCACATCTTCCGCGATCTGCACGAAGGCCTGAAATCTGGTGAAGTGCAAACCATACGTTTTCAGCAGTCCTCACAGGTGCAAGAAGGCGATGCCTTCATTCTGGAAGGTGTGCTGTGTCTGATCGACAAGATCGGCGAGTACCGCCTTGATAGCACAGGCCGGTATGACCCCCGGCTGCGCGTCATCTTTGAGAACGGCACTGAATCTAATCATCTGCTGCAGTCCCTGGCAAAGCGTCTGTTCGCTGACGAGACGGGCCGCCGCATCATTCGAGAGGCCGACGCTGTGGTCGATGCCTTTAACAACATCTCGCACCGGGACAAGCGGGCCGGGCAAATTTACTTTGTGACCACGCTCAGCGACGATCCTCAGTTGAAGGCCATCCCGAACTTGCTGAAGATCGGGTATACCGAGCAGACAGTGGAAGATCGGACCAAAAACGCTGTGCGGGACGTAGCCTTCCTCGAAGCGCCCATCAGGATTCTGGCATGCGTCGAGTGCTACAACATGAACCCCAACAAGTTCGAGACGCTGATCCACGGCTTTTTGCATACGCAACGACTCAACATCACCTTGAACAGTCGGGACGGAAAAACCCACCAACCCAGGGAATGGTTTTCAGTCCCCCTGGATACCGCCCGTGAGGTGGTCCGACGGATCATTGATGGCAGCATCGTCCAGTACCGGATGGACAACACCACGAACCGGCTGGTCAAGAAGGTGGGAGACGTGACGTGA
- a CDS encoding TniQ family protein codes for MRSDDLATMEALDACFPCRPRPVPGELLQAYLHRVLRANGHSSLRSLHDGESDAVEVRAFLQHMVGLSANELARLTEPSSDISQAQEDVKILLTPRIRWCPQCVEQEPVLLGRWLYRTTVVCTLHDCFMRDECPHCHAPQRASEFTATCGECGASICRPVSDDVPEPLFQLQTWLDEALVQGQQHPALFNLNYYQAAKLAHYLGILACSGRQGSLQENASSRRMPHDRLLMNAASGVLTRWPSTFVTMLALVQTVPATNSLQRDFGNLYVVLYRSLKGEAYQFLRDTFENYVNAHWAGMLSARNKRLSEQTRRSHPRMTFRQAARLADATPAQLKRMRPRLQAHEIAFPSGRRLYTLESSHLPQIKGVTLTQAANRLHLPKRRIRGLIAADVIQPDISPVSTSASAWFISEEHLRRLFFHSTGQKEGGVALHHVLHYGKLSEAEFIDLTKALLAQELDAVNLPCDDNIPLGLIELSREDLRRWRLQQRASKNGSVSVDEAATVLGIKQQVAYQLVHQGLLTSYQVPNRTEVRVRNVDLQDFQRTYVSLAELARRQKTSPKALLGKLLCEPVTGPTVDGTRQYFYRIADLMARRET; via the coding sequence ATGCGCTCCGATGATCTGGCGACCATGGAGGCGCTCGATGCCTGTTTCCCCTGCAGACCCAGGCCAGTGCCCGGGGAGCTATTGCAGGCCTACCTGCATCGCGTCCTCCGTGCCAATGGTCACAGTTCGCTGCGTAGCCTGCATGACGGGGAGAGCGATGCGGTAGAGGTCCGGGCCTTCCTGCAGCACATGGTCGGTCTATCCGCCAATGAACTGGCTAGGCTGACCGAACCCAGCTCTGATATTTCACAGGCACAGGAGGATGTGAAAATTCTCCTGACTCCCCGCATTCGCTGGTGCCCGCAGTGCGTCGAACAAGAACCTGTCCTCCTGGGCCGCTGGCTGTATCGGACTACCGTCGTTTGCACCCTGCATGACTGCTTCATGCGTGATGAGTGCCCACACTGCCACGCCCCACAGAGGGCTTCGGAATTTACCGCTACCTGTGGCGAGTGCGGTGCATCGATTTGCAGGCCTGTCAGCGATGATGTGCCTGAACCGCTGTTCCAACTGCAAACTTGGCTTGACGAAGCGCTCGTCCAGGGCCAGCAGCACCCCGCACTCTTCAACCTCAACTACTACCAAGCCGCGAAGCTGGCCCACTATCTGGGCATCCTGGCGTGCAGTGGCCGTCAGGGCTCCCTCCAGGAGAATGCTTCGTCACGCAGAATGCCACACGACCGGCTACTGATGAACGCGGCATCCGGCGTCCTCACACGCTGGCCGAGTACTTTCGTCACGATGCTGGCGCTGGTACAGACCGTACCGGCCACCAACAGTCTGCAGCGTGATTTTGGGAATCTGTACGTCGTTCTGTACCGCTCGTTGAAGGGAGAGGCGTACCAATTCCTGCGAGACACGTTTGAAAACTATGTGAACGCCCACTGGGCAGGCATGCTCAGCGCGCGAAACAAACGTCTCTCAGAGCAGACTCGCCGCAGCCATCCACGCATGACCTTCAGACAAGCGGCACGCCTGGCCGACGCTACGCCCGCGCAACTAAAACGCATGCGCCCCAGGCTGCAGGCGCACGAGATCGCATTCCCGTCCGGTCGGCGGCTATACACGCTGGAATCAAGCCATCTGCCTCAGATCAAGGGCGTGACCCTGACGCAAGCGGCTAATAGACTGCACCTCCCAAAACGGCGCATTCGCGGGCTGATCGCGGCCGATGTCATCCAGCCAGACATCTCCCCCGTCAGCACCTCCGCTTCTGCATGGTTCATTTCAGAAGAGCACCTTCGTCGTCTGTTTTTCCACTCCACCGGGCAAAAAGAGGGAGGTGTGGCGCTGCACCATGTATTGCACTATGGAAAGCTGAGTGAGGCGGAGTTTATCGACCTGACAAAGGCATTGCTGGCTCAGGAACTCGATGCGGTCAATCTCCCCTGCGATGACAACATCCCGCTGGGGCTGATTGAGCTGAGCCGCGAAGACCTACGGCGCTGGCGCCTGCAACAACGGGCCAGCAAGAACGGATCGGTGTCCGTTGACGAAGCTGCGACAGTGTTGGGCATCAAACAGCAGGTGGCGTATCAGCTCGTCCACCAGGGCCTGTTGACAAGCTATCAAGTGCCAAACCGTACAGAGGTGCGTGTGCGCAACGTCGATCTGCAGGATTTTCAGCGCACCTATGTCTCACTGGCCGAGTTGGCCCGCCGCCAGAAAACCTCACCAAAGGCCCTTTTGGGCAAGCTGCTTTGCGAGCCGGTGACTGGCCCTACTGTGGATGGGACACGGCAATATTTTTACCGGATTGCTGATCTCATGGCCCGCAGAGAGACCTGA
- a CDS encoding DUF2971 domain-containing protein, translating to MSLYKYVSIDTLKKILNGNIRLTQPGAFNDPFEMLPELHVPQSFSANKIAIQFDLFSERRLQGDGSLANGFESDFCNDLNSRDILYELNESIGILCLSKARDSLLMWSHYADQYAGAVVEFDDSHEFFHGKIEVEYKSVRPKKDITAYISDGNPVPIAELCTKPEEWRYEQEVRLVRSLSNCHRVSNDSKFPVYVMSIPVECIKSITLGERASAEHQREIWKAVKDSKIALSLAAISNYGYGFRNEIIKLENPYPKSSPIVSPRTAHIFVDDDGDLGQMARWMLEKHPASQLVNKIL from the coding sequence ATGTCACTATATAAATACGTTTCTATTGATACGTTGAAGAAAATTTTGAATGGGAACATTCGCCTCACCCAACCAGGAGCATTTAATGATCCATTCGAGATGCTGCCTGAATTACATGTTCCCCAATCTTTTTCTGCCAACAAAATTGCTATTCAATTTGACTTGTTCTCTGAGAGAAGGCTTCAGGGTGACGGTTCTTTGGCGAATGGTTTTGAGTCTGATTTCTGCAATGATCTCAACTCGCGGGATATTTTATATGAGTTAAATGAATCGATTGGGATTCTCTGCTTATCCAAGGCTAGAGATTCTCTTTTGATGTGGTCTCATTACGCGGATCAGTATGCTGGGGCCGTGGTGGAATTCGATGACTCCCATGAATTTTTCCATGGGAAAATAGAGGTGGAGTATAAGAGTGTGCGGCCAAAGAAAGATATAACCGCATATATCTCTGATGGAAATCCCGTTCCAATTGCTGAACTATGTACGAAACCAGAAGAGTGGCGGTACGAACAAGAAGTAAGACTGGTTCGTAGTCTATCAAATTGCCATAGAGTTTCGAATGACTCAAAATTTCCCGTTTATGTCATGTCAATACCAGTGGAGTGTATAAAATCCATAACGTTAGGGGAGCGGGCGAGTGCCGAACACCAAAGAGAGATTTGGAAAGCCGTCAAGGATTCCAAAATTGCTCTTTCGTTGGCAGCTATCTCTAATTATGGGTACGGATTCCGAAATGAAATAATAAAACTCGAAAACCCCTACCCGAAATCTAGTCCTATTGTGAGTCCAAGAACAGCGCATATCTTTGTCGATGATGATGGCGATCTGGGCCAGATGGCTCGTTGGATGCTTGAGAAGCATCCAGCTAGTCAACTGGTTAACAAGATTTTGTGA
- a CDS encoding TniB family NTP-binding protein, giving the protein MDKGEFYNALRAFDNEYVNFSSFGKIITEMEQILDLSRNTGMVRNLLVTGESGCGKTSLARAFQMRYPKAHLAEQTITPVLLVEVPSLGTVGAVAHAILRALGDPYPEKGRVADQTARIEVLIRNCKTEMLILDEAQHIYDRGRSKTQYATADWLKTLINGIEIPVSLFGIPRLENILEVNVQLRRRFAAPMELSIGSPSDIGFLDANFDVINALAPALPIPLSLRKITPADLTQRIYFATDGRVGYLKRLLSIALQGAWENDDNEITLDTLENAFTHIWREGVGSLNPFSRDFVYRRLDRVGEPFAGDRTA; this is encoded by the coding sequence ATGGACAAGGGCGAGTTCTATAACGCCCTTCGGGCATTTGATAACGAGTATGTCAATTTTTCGTCATTCGGAAAAATCATCACAGAGATGGAGCAGATACTCGACCTATCCCGAAATACGGGCATGGTAAGAAATCTGCTCGTTACAGGCGAAAGCGGTTGCGGCAAAACCAGTCTGGCCCGAGCATTTCAAATGCGATACCCCAAAGCTCATCTCGCGGAACAAACGATCACGCCGGTACTGCTGGTGGAGGTACCCTCTCTAGGCACCGTGGGGGCAGTAGCACACGCCATTCTCCGGGCGCTGGGAGATCCCTACCCGGAGAAAGGTCGCGTCGCAGATCAGACGGCCCGGATCGAGGTTCTGATACGGAATTGTAAAACCGAAATGCTCATCCTGGACGAGGCACAGCATATTTATGATCGAGGACGGAGTAAAACCCAATACGCTACTGCAGATTGGCTCAAAACGCTGATCAATGGGATAGAAATCCCTGTCAGCCTATTTGGAATTCCGCGCCTCGAAAATATTTTGGAAGTCAACGTCCAGCTACGACGGCGATTTGCCGCGCCTATGGAATTATCTATTGGGAGCCCGAGCGATATTGGATTTCTGGATGCAAACTTCGATGTAATTAACGCTCTAGCACCGGCATTACCAATTCCGCTCTCGCTGAGAAAAATCACGCCTGCCGATTTAACCCAGAGAATTTATTTTGCAACGGATGGGCGAGTCGGATACCTAAAACGACTCCTGTCCATTGCTCTCCAAGGGGCATGGGAGAACGATGATAACGAAATCACCCTTGACACACTGGAGAATGCATTTACCCACATTTGGCGCGAGGGTGTGGGCAGCCTAAATCCGTTCAGCCGAGATTTCGTCTATAGGCGGCTGGACCGTGTGGGCGAGCCATTCGCGGGGGACCGTACAGCATGA
- a CDS encoding ATP-dependent helicase, producing MANLLTVNYKQTGKSANLNDLGMREMQARAYEARHAQYLLLKAPPASGKSRALMFLALAKLHQQGLKKVIVAVPEMSIGSSFKDTKLTANGFFADWAVQPSYNLCIPGGEAQKVNTFVRFMSDPNAKALVCTHATLRFAYQSLQPSDLNEVLLGIDEFHHASAGEENRLGELIDGVMAGSNAHIIAMTGSYFRGDAVPILLPEDEEKFTQVTYSYYEQLNGYKYLKSLGIGYHFYTRQYLDALPEVLDTSKKTIIHIPNVNSIESTKDKYSEVDYILDAIGEVVEKNMDTGIITVRDKKSGRLLKVADLVDDNPLRVGVQNYLRNVTKADEMDIIIALGMAKEGFDWPWCEHVLTIGYRSSLTEIVQIIGRATRDCEGKSHAQFTNLIAQPDAEDDDVKISVNNMLKAITVSLLMEQVLAPSVSFKPRSRMAPGEVAAPGTVIIDDTAAPVSDKVVKALENMDNIKAAILQTPQVIAPAVTGDPDPEVLGSVEIPKIVEKLYPDLEPSEVMTVSEAVHTSLGIQSTGGLFDEADLPEGAEIMVPPGAEGASATPSDTTADATGTGRTPVSAPDPSNPKPNRKFVLIGNKFINIEHLNVDLIRQINPFQGAYEILSKAVTPAVLKAIQETVVGMRSQMSEEEAVILWPRIVEFRKEQGREPSATSGDQYERRLAEGLIYIKRKAQERKAQQA from the coding sequence ATGGCGAATTTGCTGACCGTCAACTACAAGCAAACCGGAAAGAGCGCAAACCTCAATGACCTGGGCATGCGGGAGATGCAGGCTCGGGCCTATGAGGCGCGTCATGCGCAGTACCTCCTGCTGAAAGCCCCGCCAGCCTCGGGCAAATCGCGTGCCTTGATGTTCCTTGCCCTCGCCAAGCTGCACCAGCAGGGCCTGAAAAAAGTGATCGTGGCCGTGCCGGAAATGTCCATCGGCAGCTCGTTCAAGGACACCAAGCTCACGGCGAACGGCTTTTTTGCCGATTGGGCCGTGCAACCTAGCTACAACCTGTGTATTCCGGGCGGTGAGGCTCAGAAGGTCAATACCTTCGTGCGCTTCATGTCCGACCCGAACGCGAAAGCGCTGGTCTGCACCCATGCCACGCTGCGATTTGCGTACCAGTCGCTGCAGCCTTCGGACTTAAATGAAGTCCTGCTGGGCATCGACGAGTTCCACCATGCCTCTGCTGGCGAAGAAAACCGTCTGGGCGAGCTGATTGATGGTGTGATGGCTGGCTCCAACGCACACATCATTGCCATGACAGGCTCCTACTTCCGGGGCGATGCCGTTCCTATCCTGTTGCCCGAGGACGAAGAGAAGTTCACCCAGGTCACGTATTCCTATTACGAGCAGCTCAACGGCTACAAATATCTGAAGTCCCTGGGCATCGGCTATCACTTCTACACCAGGCAGTACCTGGATGCGCTGCCTGAGGTGCTGGACACCTCCAAAAAGACCATCATCCACATCCCCAATGTGAACTCGATTGAGTCCACCAAGGACAAGTATTCCGAGGTTGACTACATTCTTGACGCCATTGGCGAAGTGGTCGAAAAGAACATGGACACCGGCATCATCACCGTCCGGGATAAAAAAAGCGGCCGCCTATTGAAGGTCGCCGATCTGGTAGACGACAACCCCCTGCGGGTAGGGGTCCAGAACTACCTGCGCAACGTGACCAAAGCCGATGAGATGGACATAATCATCGCGCTGGGGATGGCGAAAGAAGGATTTGACTGGCCCTGGTGCGAGCATGTCCTGACTATCGGCTATCGCTCGTCGCTGACGGAAATCGTCCAGATCATCGGGCGTGCCACACGCGACTGCGAAGGCAAGTCGCATGCGCAGTTCACCAACCTCATTGCGCAGCCCGATGCCGAAGATGACGACGTAAAGATCTCGGTCAACAACATGCTCAAGGCCATCACGGTATCGCTGCTGATGGAACAGGTTCTGGCCCCTTCGGTCAGTTTCAAGCCGCGCTCACGCATGGCTCCTGGCGAGGTTGCTGCCCCGGGGACGGTCATCATTGATGATACGGCTGCCCCCGTCTCGGACAAGGTGGTCAAAGCCCTGGAGAACATGGACAACATCAAGGCGGCTATCCTCCAGACACCCCAAGTCATCGCCCCGGCTGTGACCGGCGATCCCGATCCCGAGGTCCTGGGGTCGGTCGAAATCCCCAAGATCGTGGAAAAGCTCTATCCGGACCTGGAGCCCAGCGAGGTCATGACGGTTTCCGAGGCGGTACATACCTCTCTGGGCATTCAATCGACGGGTGGGTTGTTTGATGAGGCGGACTTGCCCGAAGGCGCTGAAATCATGGTGCCGCCTGGTGCTGAAGGTGCGTCGGCCACTCCGTCTGACACCACCGCCGATGCGACAGGCACCGGCAGGACGCCAGTCTCGGCTCCTGACCCCAGCAATCCGAAACCCAACCGCAAGTTCGTGCTGATCGGCAACAAGTTCATCAACATCGAGCACCTGAACGTTGATCTCATCCGCCAGATCAACCCGTTTCAGGGGGCCTATGAGATTCTCTCGAAGGCGGTGACGCCTGCGGTCCTGAAGGCAATTCAGGAAACCGTGGTAGGCATGCGCTCCCAGATGTCGGAAGAAGAGGCCGTAATCCTCTGGCCCCGCATCGTCGAGTTCCGTAAGGAACAGGGTCGGGAGCCTTCGGCCACCTCCGGGGATCAATACGAACGGCGGTTGGCCGAAGGCCTTATCTACATCAAGCGCAAGGCCCAGGAACGCAAAGCGCAACAGGCCTAA